From Zhongshania aliphaticivorans, one genomic window encodes:
- a CDS encoding long-chain-fatty-acid--CoA ligase, with protein MTAHITQILYRAAQLHGDSPALEFQSVSRTWQETLSRVQHFAGGLKHIGVEANQQVAILALNSAAYFECLFSVPALGARIVPLNVRWAAAEIDFAIKDSESQTLIFDRAFLPVVETLRHSCAAVTRYVFIDDGGDCPVWALSMEGLLSSSKPYLDLANNDNDLAGIFYTGGTTGFPKGVMLQHAALMSSALCVVAAVEANSTSVALHAAPMFHLADLTSCFAYTMLGAKHVIVPMFEPQSVASCLTQHAITDLLLVPTMIQLLMDSPAFQEHGFAQVNNLLYGASPMPEGLLVKVLEGHPNVSLIQAFGQTEMAPVISLLVGSDHSLTENKKYLLRSAGRAVPSVSIEIKAEDGTLLDAGQVGEVCARGPSVMAGYWRNPSVTAETIVNGWLHTGDAGYIDDDGYLFIVDRIKDMIVTGGENVYSAEVENVLSTMPGIQQVAVIGVPDSQWGERVHAVVMLAQSKNYTSTDLIEHCKQHIATYKCPKSIQFTAEPLPLSGAGKVLKRELRDAYIASEASSRERDLSKCE; from the coding sequence ATGACTGCACATATCACGCAAATATTATACCGGGCAGCGCAGCTGCATGGGGATTCTCCGGCGTTGGAGTTCCAATCGGTATCAAGAACTTGGCAGGAGACCCTTAGCCGGGTGCAGCATTTTGCGGGGGGGCTGAAGCATATAGGTGTTGAGGCAAACCAGCAGGTGGCGATTTTGGCGCTAAACAGCGCGGCTTATTTCGAGTGTCTGTTTTCCGTTCCGGCCCTTGGGGCACGAATAGTGCCGCTTAATGTGCGCTGGGCAGCGGCTGAAATAGACTTTGCCATTAAGGACTCAGAGAGTCAGACGCTAATTTTTGACCGCGCTTTTCTACCCGTTGTGGAGACTCTTCGGCATTCTTGCGCCGCAGTCACTCGCTATGTGTTTATTGATGATGGTGGTGATTGCCCAGTTTGGGCTCTGTCGATGGAAGGTTTACTCAGTTCATCTAAGCCATACCTCGATTTAGCGAACAATGATAATGACCTCGCTGGCATCTTTTACACTGGTGGCACCACTGGTTTTCCCAAGGGCGTTATGTTGCAACATGCTGCGTTAATGAGCAGTGCGCTGTGCGTGGTTGCCGCCGTTGAAGCAAATAGTACAAGCGTTGCTCTGCACGCCGCGCCAATGTTTCACCTTGCGGATCTAACCTCGTGTTTTGCGTATACGATGCTCGGCGCCAAGCATGTGATTGTGCCCATGTTTGAGCCTCAGTCTGTGGCGAGTTGCCTCACCCAGCATGCGATTACAGATTTGCTGCTAGTGCCTACAATGATTCAACTGCTTATGGACAGCCCGGCCTTCCAAGAGCACGGCTTTGCTCAGGTTAATAACCTGCTTTACGGTGCCTCGCCAATGCCTGAAGGGCTCTTGGTGAAAGTCTTAGAGGGGCACCCTAATGTCAGTTTAATTCAAGCCTTTGGGCAGACGGAGATGGCCCCGGTTATAAGCCTTCTCGTGGGTTCTGACCATTCATTAACGGAAAATAAAAAGTACTTATTGCGCTCCGCTGGTCGCGCAGTACCGTCGGTAAGTATCGAAATTAAGGCAGAGGATGGCACCTTACTCGACGCCGGCCAGGTTGGCGAGGTTTGCGCGCGTGGCCCCAGTGTCATGGCGGGCTATTGGCGAAATCCGTCAGTAACTGCAGAGACTATCGTAAATGGCTGGCTCCATACTGGAGATGCAGGCTATATCGACGACGATGGTTACTTATTCATAGTAGACCGCATCAAAGACATGATCGTCACGGGCGGTGAAAATGTCTATTCGGCAGAGGTTGAAAATGTATTATCAACAATGCCAGGGATTCAGCAAGTTGCCGTGATTGGCGTTCCCGACTCTCAGTGGGGCGAGCGTGTACACGCTGTTGTAATGCTTGCGCAGAGTAAAAACTACACGTCAACAGATCTAATTGAGCACTGTAAACAGCACATTGCGACCTACAAATGCCCGAAATCCATTCAGTTTACAGCGGAGCCTTTGCCTCTGTCTGGTGCGGGAAAAGTCCTGAAGCGTGAGTTGCGCGACGCGTATATCGCGAGTGAGGCGAGTTCGCGCGAACGGGATCTATCTAAATGCGAATGA
- a CDS encoding flavin-containing monooxygenase, which yields MLNFEPSNSSVASLERDPIVIIGAGFGGLAMAKRLMDQGIEDFLVFERADDIGGTWRDNTYPGCACDVASNLYSLSFAQNPNWTRTYGSQKEIFAYLRDVTATLNLRKKIRFGHELLSARWVEERLAWCIETSAGHHYARVLITATGPFGSPVIPALEGQDQFGGRSFHSFNWDHEYDFTGKRVAVIGTGATAAQIVPELQKEAKQVNVFQRTPTWILPRLDSETSAFKRGIYRRIPLLQKMVRSAWYCAYEGIVGLPQYVHPIFLGGFEAIGRWHIRRNIDSPKLRSKLTPDFRFNCKRTLLSDAYYPALNMANVDLITDGIARFYEDGIETDKGDKIDVDVVVYATGFQVPNDQFNRIFSRDGQSLSSVFKEDMSGAYLGTSVSRFPNMFTMLGPFSAAGNQSAIFMLESQAEYIAMVMAELDRDDIASIDVKPSAQTKFVADVHKKSQRVSWVAGGCKSYYQDKNGQNLGLWPDWSFRYRRTLSSFQRQDFNCVYRRDVKVAPTDYPQTEPSACAK from the coding sequence TTGTTAAATTTTGAACCGTCAAACAGTAGCGTTGCTTCTCTGGAACGAGATCCGATCGTGATTATCGGTGCCGGGTTCGGCGGGCTGGCAATGGCCAAGCGTTTAATGGATCAGGGTATTGAAGACTTTTTGGTGTTTGAGCGGGCCGATGATATCGGTGGTACGTGGCGCGATAACACTTATCCGGGCTGTGCCTGTGACGTGGCTAGTAATCTGTACTCCTTGTCATTTGCGCAAAATCCTAATTGGACGCGAACTTATGGTAGTCAAAAGGAGATATTTGCCTACCTGCGGGACGTCACGGCCACGTTAAATTTGCGTAAAAAAATTCGATTTGGGCATGAGTTATTGAGCGCTCGATGGGTTGAAGAGCGGCTAGCATGGTGTATTGAGACGTCGGCAGGGCATCACTATGCCCGAGTGCTTATTACCGCCACAGGACCTTTCGGGAGTCCAGTTATTCCTGCGCTGGAGGGCCAAGATCAATTCGGGGGGCGCTCTTTTCATAGCTTCAATTGGGATCACGAGTACGATTTTACGGGTAAGCGAGTCGCCGTGATTGGCACCGGTGCAACCGCGGCTCAAATTGTTCCTGAGTTACAAAAGGAAGCGAAGCAGGTCAATGTGTTTCAGCGCACACCAACTTGGATACTGCCGCGCCTAGATTCAGAAACAAGCGCCTTTAAGCGCGGAATATACCGGCGTATACCGCTATTGCAAAAAATGGTGCGAAGCGCGTGGTATTGCGCATATGAGGGTATTGTCGGTCTTCCTCAATATGTTCACCCCATTTTTCTTGGCGGCTTTGAGGCTATTGGCCGTTGGCATATCCGTCGGAATATTGATTCTCCAAAGTTGCGATCAAAGTTGACGCCGGACTTTAGGTTCAATTGTAAGCGCACATTGCTAAGCGATGCATACTATCCAGCATTAAATATGGCAAATGTGGATCTGATTACTGACGGTATCGCCCGGTTCTATGAGGATGGTATTGAGACCGACAAAGGCGACAAAATCGACGTCGATGTTGTGGTTTATGCTACCGGATTTCAAGTGCCGAATGATCAGTTTAACCGCATATTTAGCCGTGACGGGCAGAGCCTATCCTCTGTATTTAAGGAAGATATGAGTGGTGCTTATCTCGGTACCTCGGTAAGCCGCTTCCCGAATATGTTCACCATGCTCGGGCCGTTCTCTGCGGCGGGCAACCAATCAGCAATTTTCATGCTGGAATCCCAGGCTGAATATATCGCAATGGTCATGGCTGAGCTTGATCGCGACGACATTGCTAGCATTGACGTAAAACCCTCAGCACAAACTAAATTTGTCGCCGATGTCCATAAAAAAAGTCAGCGAGTAAGTTGGGTCGCCGGTGGATGTAAGAGTTACTACCAAGACAAGAACGGGCAGAACCTAGGCTTATGGCCGGATTGGAGTTTCCGATATCGGCGCACCTTGTCGTCATTTCAGCGGCAAGACTTTAACTGTGTTTACCGACGAGACGTCAAAGTTGCGCCAACGGACTACCCGCAAACTGAACCCTCAGCGTGCGCGAAATAG